The following proteins come from a genomic window of Astatotilapia calliptera chromosome 11, fAstCal1.2, whole genome shotgun sequence:
- the prss35 gene encoding inactive serine protease 35: protein MGHIPFCVLVPVTVLAVVAVAAVDDEYTWPQWKVPLVRKRRTVPLSSPSFSAHPQPELSGTCGIECQRRLPSPSLEDLEQFLSYETVYENGTRTFTSISVQGLNEMTAWSRNASSSSRHKREVYGTDTRFTIADKQFSTKYPFSSSVKVSTGCSGVLVSPKHVLTAAHCIHDGKDYLDGAQKLRVGILKEKSRRGKGGRERGGRRKGRRRKGDTAQEDGQEKDENGGKGRGKGKSRKNRNRRSVESEKPSFRWTRVKKTQVPKGWFKGVSGGLAADYDYAVLELKKSSKVKHMDLGVISSVKKLPAGRIHFSGFDDDRPGNLVYRFCSVSEESSDLLYQYCDAKPGSSGSGVYIRLKEPGKKKWKRKIIGVFSGHQWVDVNGDGTQQDYNVAVRITPLKYAQICNWVHGDSSACQVA, encoded by the coding sequence ATGGGCCACATACCCTTCTGTGTCCTGGTCCCAGTGACAGTGCTGGCTgtggtggctgtagctgctgTAGATGATGAGTACACCTGGCCGCAGTGGAAAGTTCCTCTGGTGAGGAAAAGACGTACTGTGCCTCTCAGCAGCCCAAGCTTCTCAGCTCATCCACAGCCAGAGCTAAGTGGGACTTGTGGGATCGAGTGCCAGCGTCGCCTTCCTTCACCTTCCCTGGAAGACTTGGAGCAGTTCTTGTCTTACGAGACAGTCTACGAAAATGGCACACGCACGTTTACTTCCATTTCTGTGCAGGGTCTCAACGAGATGACTGCATGGTCCAGAAATGCCTCGTCTAGCTCTCGCCACAAACGAGAGGTGTATGGCACAGATACCCGCTTCACCATCGCTGATAAGCAGTTCTCTACCAAATATCCGTTTTCCAGCTCTGTGAAGGTGTCCACAGGCTGTTCTGGGGTTCTGGTATCCCCTAAACATGTGCTGACTGCTGCCCACTGCATCCATGATGGAAAGGATTATCTAGATGGAGCGCAGAAACTACGTGTCGGGATTCTGAAGGAGAAATCCAGGCGAGGGaaaggaggcagagagagaggaggacgaCGAAAAGGtagaagaagaaagggagacACAGCTCAAGAAGACGGACAGGAAAAGGATGAGAATGGCGGTAAAGGGAGGGGAAAAGGGAAAAGTAGGAAGAACCGGAATAGGCGAAGCGTGGAATCTGAGAAACCATCATTTAGGTGGACAAGAGTCAAAAAGACCCAGGTTCCTAAGGGTTGGTTCAAAGGCGTGTCGGGTGGACTGGCTGCGGATTACGACTATGCTGTTCTGGAGCTGAAGAAATCCTCAAAAGTCAAGCACATGGATCTGGGTGTGATCTCCTCAGTCAAGAAGCTTCCTGCTGGGAGGATCCACTTCTCCGGCTTCGATGATGACCGACCTGGTAACTTGGTGTACCGGTTCTGCTCCGTGTCTGAGGAATCCAGTGATTTGTTGTACCAATACTGCGATGCCAAACCTGGCTCCAGTGGCTCTGGGGTCTACATCCGCCTCAAAGAACCAGGCAAGAAGAAGTGGAAGAGAAAGATCATTGGAGTCTTCTCCGGTCACCAGTGGGTGGATGTTAATGGGGACGGGACGCAGCAGGATTACAACGTGGCAGTGAGGATAACACCCCTGAAATATGCTCAGATCTGCAACTGGGTCCATGGGGACTCAAGCGCGTGCCAGGTAGCCTAA